From the genome of Cryptococcus decagattii chromosome 8, complete sequence:
tgtGCATTGTCAACCTTGACTCAATTCGGCTGGTTGTCTAAAGGGGTTCAACATTGTGCTTGGGCCCGACAGGGACGATTCGGGTAGGATTAAGGTTGACCTGAGAGTACCAGTAAAGCTCCTTGATGTCTGTACATGACAATTAACATATGCTTTGAGCTAGTAGAATGTAAAGGCTTACGGTCGAAATTGGTGGTGTCCTTGAAGGCGGGGTAATTCCAATAAAGGTTCTTAAGCCATCGGTTGACATGAGGATAGTCATATCGAACTTAAAAACAGGTCAGCTTGAATACTTTATGGGTTTTCAATGGTTGAACTCACTCGATCCGATGTTGCACTTGAAGTGACTGTGATAAACAGGGTCATATCTGACGACGGTGGTATACAGCCTATCAAAGTATCAATCAACAAGCTTTCTTTCTTATTTTAGAGACAATCTACTGACCTTATGTCGGCCTCTGTTAATCTTCCACCAACGAGGAATTCCCTGCCATCACTCAATCGCTCGTTGACCCTTTCCAATGCCTTGTCTAAAGGGATTACAGCCTTTTCATACGCCTCTTGGGTAGTCGCAAAACCGGTCTTGTACACGCCATTGTTGATATCGTGATATACCCATTCGTTCAGCTCgtcaatctccttcctcaactCTTCAGGGTAGAGGTCAAGATCCTTACCCTTTCCCTCGGGAAGTAACTCGTTGAAAGCAGAGTTGAAGAATCTAATGACTTCACTAGACTCGTTGTTCACGATAGTGCCTTCAACTTTGTCCCAGACGACGGGGACTGTAAAACGGGCATTGTAATCGGGATTGGCCTTGTAGTATATTTTAGAAAGGTGGGAGAAACCAAAAAGATGATCTTGAGTCGCACCGGGGAAAGAATCATCCGAATGCTGAGAGATGGGAGCAGGGTTGGCTGCGGCTTCAGGGGTAGTAAAATGCCATCCACCTTCGTGCAAATGGGGGTGGACGACGGAGACGTCTGGAAAGCAAGCTCAGCTAGTTTACATAGATGAAACCCAAAAAAACGCACCAATAAAGTCCTCGAGGCCCTTCAGCTGTCGAACAATAAGAGATCTATGGGCCCAAGGGCAACCCAAAGCAACATAAAGATGGTATCGTCCTTTGAGATGGGTTATTAGCGAGATCTATACTTAAATTGAAAGTGGCTGTCATACCCTTCTCTGGAGGAAACTGCCCACGGGGCTGGATTGCGTTGCGGAAGGAGCTGACCTGGCGGTTGAAGTTGCCCTTCGCGTCTGCGTTGTTATGGATGCCCTTTGTGTTTGTGGCCATGATGAGTAGAGTGAGTAATGTATGGGTATGGGCGACAGTACTCTCTCGCTGATGCATGTATATATAATAATACGAGTGCAGCACTCGCCATGACGTGGTCGTTCCGGCGGATCTCGCTCCTCCATGCTAACTTCGAGGTGTTGTCACTGCAAATAAACAACATTTCCCACCGATTTGTCACCCGACGTGCCTAAGGTCTGCGTAGTAATATACTGTGTGTACCAAATGGTTGTCCCGATCCCAGTGCGTTCACGACGGTTCCTGCGGTGTTATCTGGAATAAAATACGTTTAcgaaaggaaaaagatgGCGCCATTAATATCCCTGAagttctttttttctcccGCGCCGTGTCACTTCCCCACCAATtatttcttttctttcttcttccttcttctctcttcttcaacctttccttttctttcttttcctctcctaCCCATCCACAAAACATCCAAAATGGTCAAGTCCGCTGTCCTTGGTTACCCCCGTATCGGTGTCAACCGTGCCATGAAGAAGGTCAGTCGCAGCCATCGCCAGGGCACCACCAGTTAAATAGGTGAAATACGGATCAGTACTGACATCCCATTTCTGCAGGCCATTGAGGCTTACTGGGCTGGCAAGATCTCCGCTGAGGAGCTCCAGACCACTGCCAAGAACGTCAGGAAGGAACGATGGGAGTCTATCAAGAACGCTGGTGTTGACTCCATCCCTTCGTAAGTTAGAACCTCGTATCTCATTCGCAGGTGCTAACTTTTTATTCAGCGGTGAGTTCACTCTTTACGACCACCTCCTCGACCACTCTTTCAACTTTGGTGTCATCCCCGAGCGATACGTTTCTCAGAAGCTTGACCCCCTCGACACCTACTTCGGTATGTTTTGCTGCATAATCCGGCGTACTTGAGCTGCATGCTAATATCTTACAGCTATGGGGCGAGGACGACAGGACAGGTCTAAGGGTATTGATGTCGTTGCTTGCGAAATGGGCAAGTTGTAAGTGACGATTTTTGAAACGTGCCTCTAGCACTGGGGGGCATGCACGTTTATTAACGATTTTTCAGCTTCGACTCCAACTACCACATCGTCAAGGTCGACCACTCTCCCGAGACCGAGTTCAAGCTCAACAACAACCAGGCCCTTGCTGAGTACAAGGAGGCCAAGGAGCTCGGCATCACCACCCGACCTGTTCTTTTCGGTCCTATCACTTACCTCTCTCTCGTCCGAAAGGCCAACTCTGCTCCCGCCGAGTTCCAGCCTCTCGACCTCCTTGACAAGCTTATCCCTGTCTACAAGGAGCTCCTCTCTCAGCTCAAGGAGGCTGGTGTTGAGGAGGTTCAGCTCGACGAGCCTATCCTCGTGATGGACAAGGCCGAGTCCCAGGGTGAGCTCTTCAAGAAGACCTACGAGGCTCTTGCTCCCGTTGCCCCCAAGATCACCATCACCTCTGCCTACGGCCGAGTCGGCAAGTCCATTGCGTTCCTCAAGGACCTCCCCGTCTTCGCTCTCCACCTCGACCTCGACCGTGAGCCCAAGCAGCTCGAGGAGGTTGTTGCTGCCATCAAGCCCACCAAGCTCCACCTCGAGCTCGGTGTCGTTTCTGGCCGAAACATCTGGAAGAACGACCTTAAGGCTTCCAAGGCTCTCGCCGAGAAGGCCATCGCTGAGCTCGGTGCCGACCGTGTCTCTgtctccacctcttcttctcttctccacacCCCCATCTCCGTCAAGGTTGAGAACAAGCTCACTGCTGAGCAGTTGAGCTGGCTCTCTTTCGCCGAGGAGAAGTGTGAGGAAGTTGCCGCCCTTGCCCAGGCTCTTAACGGTACCGAGGGTTCCATCTTCGAGCAGAACACCAAGGACATTGCTGCCCGACGAGAGTTTGAGCGAACCTCTGACTCCGCTGTCCGTGACCGAGTTGCTGCCATCACCGAGGAGCAGCTCAAGCGAAAGTCTCCTTTCCCTACCCGCCGTGAGGCCCAGAAGAAGCACCTCAGCCTCCCCAAGTtccccaccaccaccatcgGTTCTTTCCCCCAGACCAAGGAGATCCGAGTTGCCCGTGCCAAGTTCGGCAAGGGTGAGATCACCAAGGAGGAGTACGAGAAGGCTATGGAGAACGAGATCAAGGCTGTCGTTGACTTCCAGGAGAAGTGCGGTCTTGACCTCCTCGTCCACGGCGAGCCCGAGCGAAACGACATGGTGCAGTACTTTGGCGAGCAGCTCAACGGTTTCATCTTCACTCAGCTCGGTTGGGTCCAGTCTTACGGTTCCCGATACGTCCGACCCCCTATCGTTGTCTCTGACGTCTCCCGACCTTCTCCCATGACCGTCAAGTGGTCTGCTTACGCTCAGAGCCTCACTGAGAAGCCCATGAAGGGTATGCTTACTGGTCCCGTTACCGTAAGTTTAACCATGTGATAGTTTATGATCGAGTGGCTAATTGTTTTCCCAGATCCTTAACTGGTCCTTCCCCCGAGCCGATGTCTCCAAGGAGATTCAGTCTAAGCAGCTTGCTCTCGCCCTCCGAGACGAGGTCGTTGACCTCGCCAACGCCGGTATCAAGGCTATCCAGGTCGACGAGCCTGCTATCCGAGAGGGTCTTCCCCTCCGAAAGGCCGACTGGGACAACTACCTCACCTGGGCCGTTGACTCTTTCCGACTCTCCACCTCTGGTGTTGAGGACGACATCCAGGTCCATTCCCACTTCTGTTACTCTGACTTCGGAGACATCTTCCCCTCTATCCAGCGACTTGACGCTgatggtgagttttttctgtttttccattttcaaATCATCGTTCCTAATCTCCCCTTTTTTAGTTATCTCCATCGAGGCTTCCAAGGCCGACCTCAAGCTCCTTGACGTCTTCAAGTCTTACGGCTACTCCAACGAGATCGGCCCTGGTGTCTACGACATCCACTCTCCTCGTGTCCCCTCTGAGCAGGAGATCAAGGACCGAATTGCCGCCATGGTTAAGGTCCTCCCCGCTGATCTCATGGTTGTCAACCCCGACTGTGGTCTTAAGACCCGAGGCTGGAAGGAGACTGAGGAGTCCCTCGCCAACCTCGTCGCCGCTGCCAAGTGGGCCCGTGAGACCTACGCTTAAGCGtatctcttctctctcttcgcattttcttcctcccccctcatctcctctaGCATAATAGCATGAGCTTCAACACTCTGtttttcatcatctcattCTCTATATTTCTCTCTTTTCAAAACCGAAATGATTGTTTCCCATCATGTGTGATACCCAATTTACAGTTTAGGTTTCTGTTATCAAACTTTTGTCATTATAGGTGCCAGCTTTTTGGGGGTTTTAGGGCGGTGGAAGGTGGGAGTAAAAACATACTTGTAGTGTAGAAGTCAGAAGCAAGATCAAAATGAAGTCTGTTCAACCGGCACATCcttggttttttttttctttctgtCGAATCGGCTGCACACTTGGTACAAATGCCACAATCCAAGTCATACGAGAACAGACTGTGTCCAGTCATATGAAGCAAATT
Proteins encoded in this window:
- a CDS encoding 5-methyltetrahydropteroyltriglutamate-homocysteine S-methyltransferase, yielding MVKSAVLGYPRIGVNRAMKKAIEAYWAGKISAEELQTTAKNVRKERWESIKNAGVDSIPSGEFTLYDHLLDHSFNFGVIPERYVSQKLDPLDTYFAMGRGRQDRSKGIDVVACEMGKFFDSNYHIVKVDHSPETEFKLNNNQALAEYKEAKELGITTRPVLFGPITYLSLVRKANSAPAEFQPLDLLDKLIPVYKELLSQLKEAGVEEVQLDEPILVMDKAESQGELFKKTYEALAPVAPKITITSAYGRVGKSIAFLKDLPVFALHLDLDREPKQLEEVVAAIKPTKLHLELGVVSGRNIWKNDLKASKALAEKAIAELGADRVSVSTSSSLLHTPISVKVENKLTAEQLSWLSFAEEKCEEVAALAQALNGTEGSIFEQNTKDIAARREFERTSDSAVRDRVAAITEEQLKRKSPFPTRREAQKKHLSLPKFPTTTIGSFPQTKEIRVARAKFGKGEITKEEYEKAMENEIKAVVDFQEKCGLDLLVHGEPERNDMVQYFGEQLNGFIFTQLGWVQSYGSRYVRPPIVVSDVSRPSPMTVKWSAYAQSLTEKPMKGMLTGPVTILNWSFPRADVSKEIQSKQLALALRDEVVDLANAGIKAIQVDEPAIREGLPLRKADWDNYLTWAVDSFRLSTSGVEDDIQVHSHFCYSDFGDIFPSIQRLDADVISIEASKADLKLLDVFKSYGYSNEIGPGVYDIHSPRVPSEQEIKDRIAAMVKVLPADLMVVNPDCGLKTRGWKETEESLANLVAAAKWARETYA